The proteins below come from a single Streptomyces tubercidicus genomic window:
- a CDS encoding methyltransferase, protein MATSPNRPTGEPRDLTAHLIDLAMGHLFSAALRTAVHHRIADLLAGGPRTIEQLAAATGTHAPHLRRVLRYLATRGIFREDAAGAYQLTPAAQPLRTDVPDSLHAAVLMATDELFLRTSSAMPEAVEHSGASFERIFGAPLFEHLLSDPAARRLLDDGMSSLSAPVDEAVAAAYPFPAAGTVVDIGGGRGGLLRAALRRHPQLTGVLFDQAPPLAHHLLDGDELKGRWRTQEGDFFESVPQGGDLYVLKHVLHDWPDVPCRRILRSCHRAMATGTRLLVIESVLPPGNAPHFGKTMDVAMMAVLDGQERTAEEFATLLSAGGFRLTRVLPTSAFPSIVEAVAE, encoded by the coding sequence TTGGCCACTTCCCCCAACCGACCGACCGGCGAGCCCCGCGACCTCACGGCTCATCTGATCGACCTGGCCATGGGCCATCTCTTCTCCGCCGCGCTGCGCACGGCGGTGCACCACCGGATCGCCGACCTCCTGGCCGGGGGCCCGCGCACGATCGAGCAGCTGGCCGCCGCCACCGGCACCCATGCCCCGCATCTGCGTCGCGTGCTGCGCTATCTCGCCACCCGCGGCATCTTCCGGGAGGACGCCGCGGGCGCCTACCAGCTGACGCCGGCCGCCCAGCCGCTGCGTACGGACGTCCCCGATTCGCTGCACGCCGCCGTGCTGATGGCGACCGATGAGCTGTTCCTGCGGACGTCATCGGCCATGCCGGAGGCCGTGGAGCACAGCGGCGCGTCCTTCGAGCGGATCTTCGGGGCGCCGCTCTTCGAACATTTGCTGTCGGACCCGGCCGCCCGCCGGCTGCTCGACGACGGGATGTCGTCGCTGTCCGCCCCGGTGGACGAGGCGGTGGCCGCCGCCTACCCCTTCCCCGCGGCCGGCACGGTCGTGGACATCGGCGGCGGCCGCGGCGGACTGCTGCGCGCCGCACTGCGCCGCCACCCGCAGCTGACCGGTGTGCTCTTCGACCAGGCGCCGCCGCTGGCCCATCACCTCCTGGATGGCGATGAGTTGAAGGGCCGCTGGCGTACCCAGGAGGGCGACTTCTTCGAGTCCGTGCCCCAGGGCGGAGACCTCTACGTCCTCAAGCATGTGCTGCACGACTGGCCGGACGTACCGTGCCGGCGCATCCTGCGCAGCTGCCACCGTGCGATGGCGACGGGCACCCGGCTGCTGGTCATCGAGTCGGTGCTGCCACCGGGCAACGCCCCGCACTTCGGGAAGACCATGGACGTCGCGATGATGGCGGTGCTAGACGGGCAGGAGCGCACCGCGGAGGAGTTCGCGACGCTGCTGTCGGCCGGCGGCTTCCGGCTGACGCGGGTGCTGCCGACCTCGGCGTTTCCCTCGATCGTGGAGGCGGTCGCCGAGTAG
- a CDS encoding amidohydrolase, producing the protein MSDSDTTGTTTANAGPRDSSAPATVLAPLDGRLADLVALYEDLHRHPELAFQETRTAAEAARRLTACGYDVTTGIAGTGVVGVLRNGPGPVVLLRADMDALPVTENSGLDYASTVPGRMHACGHDVHVTCLLGAADLLAAGRDHWSGTLIALFQPAEEAGNGARAMLDAGLYSEGMVPTPDVVLAQHVAPLGAGLIAYCPGPCMAAADSLKITFHGSGGHGSRPETTIDPILMAASFVQRVQSVVAREIAPKDQAVVTVGSFHAGDSANVIPDRAVVRLSVRTFDETVRTTVLAAIDRIARAEATASGADRAPETEVLDSFPVTVNDSTTLQEVNEQFTELFGAQRLFPYAPATGSEDAGLLATAAGAPLYYWWLGGWDPEEFHTAVAAGRLAQDIPSNHSPRFVPVVRPTLTMGVEALTAAALNRLGAQGRM; encoded by the coding sequence ATGAGCGACAGCGACACGACAGGTACGACGACCGCTAACGCCGGCCCCCGCGACAGCTCCGCCCCCGCCACCGTCCTGGCCCCGCTCGACGGCCGCCTCGCGGATCTCGTGGCCCTCTACGAAGACCTGCACCGCCACCCCGAACTCGCCTTCCAGGAGACCCGTACGGCCGCCGAGGCCGCCCGCCGGCTGACCGCCTGCGGCTATGACGTCACCACCGGCATCGCCGGGACCGGCGTCGTCGGCGTCCTGCGCAACGGCCCGGGGCCCGTGGTCCTGCTGCGCGCCGACATGGACGCGCTGCCCGTCACCGAGAACTCCGGCCTGGACTACGCCTCCACGGTCCCCGGCCGGATGCACGCCTGTGGGCACGACGTCCATGTGACCTGCCTGCTGGGCGCCGCCGACCTGCTCGCGGCGGGCCGCGACCACTGGTCCGGCACCCTGATCGCGCTCTTCCAGCCCGCCGAGGAAGCGGGCAACGGCGCCCGCGCCATGCTCGACGCCGGCCTCTACAGCGAAGGCATGGTCCCCACCCCCGATGTGGTGCTGGCCCAGCATGTCGCCCCGCTCGGCGCCGGGCTGATCGCCTACTGCCCAGGCCCCTGCATGGCGGCCGCCGACAGCCTGAAGATCACCTTCCATGGCAGCGGCGGCCATGGCTCGCGCCCCGAGACCACCATCGACCCGATCCTGATGGCGGCGTCCTTCGTCCAGCGAGTGCAGTCCGTAGTGGCCCGCGAGATAGCACCGAAGGACCAGGCGGTGGTCACGGTCGGCTCCTTCCACGCCGGGGACAGCGCCAATGTGATCCCCGACCGGGCCGTCGTACGGCTCAGCGTCCGCACCTTCGACGAGACCGTCCGCACCACCGTGCTCGCCGCCATCGACCGCATCGCACGCGCCGAGGCCACCGCCTCGGGAGCGGACCGCGCACCGGAAACCGAGGTCCTGGACTCCTTCCCCGTCACCGTCAACGACTCCACGACCCTGCAGGAGGTCAACGAACAGTTCACCGAACTCTTCGGAGCACAGCGGCTGTTCCCCTACGCACCGGCCACCGGCAGCGAAGACGCCGGACTACTGGCGACCGCCGCCGGGGCGCCGCTCTACTACTGGTGGCTGGGCGGCTGGGACCCGGAGGAGTTCCACACGGCAGTGGCGGCCGGCCGGCTGGCCCAGGACATACCGTCCAACCACTCACCGCGGTTCGTCCCGGTGGTTCGGCCGACGCTCACGATGGGGGTAGAGGCGCTGACTGCCGCGGCGCTCAATCGGTTGGGGGCGCAGGGACGGATGTGA
- a CDS encoding MerR family transcriptional regulator — protein MLTIGAFARASRLSPKALRLYDELGLLPPARVDPHSGYRHYAPAQLERARLVAWLRRLGMPLARIREVCELAPDAAAVAVAAYWAQVEADTAARRDLAAFLVDQLERKNTTMTTPHTPLTMRYAALTDQGLVRPFHQDAAHAGPRLLAVADGYGPDGGSAAASAIEALNALEERDLTSADLLGALEEAAHRAHRAAPAADEATSTTGSTLTALLRSGTQLALLHIGDSRAYVLRDSALLQITHDHSLVQSLIDEGRLTPEEAASHPQRSQLLRSLDAATEFAPDLQLLEARPGERYLLCTDGLTGVVPAETLQQVLTSADGPDQAVHELIRLAREAGAPDNVGCAVAEMTGA, from the coding sequence CTGCTGACCATCGGGGCGTTCGCACGGGCCTCCCGGCTCTCGCCGAAGGCACTGCGCCTCTACGACGAGCTCGGCCTGCTGCCCCCGGCCCGTGTCGACCCGCACAGCGGCTACCGCCACTACGCCCCCGCCCAGTTGGAGCGGGCCCGGCTGGTGGCCTGGCTGCGTCGGCTCGGTATGCCGCTGGCCCGCATACGTGAGGTGTGCGAGCTGGCACCGGACGCGGCGGCCGTAGCGGTCGCCGCGTACTGGGCACAGGTCGAGGCCGACACCGCGGCCCGCCGGGACCTCGCCGCCTTCCTCGTCGACCAGCTGGAGAGGAAGAACACCACCATGACCACACCCCACACCCCCTTGACGATGCGCTACGCCGCCCTGACCGACCAGGGGCTGGTGCGTCCGTTCCACCAAGACGCCGCCCACGCCGGACCACGACTGCTGGCCGTGGCCGACGGCTACGGCCCGGACGGCGGCTCGGCGGCGGCGTCCGCGATCGAGGCGCTCAATGCCCTGGAAGAGCGGGACCTGACCTCCGCGGACCTGCTGGGCGCCCTGGAGGAAGCCGCCCATCGCGCCCACCGTGCCGCCCCGGCGGCGGACGAGGCCACCAGCACCACCGGCAGCACCCTCACCGCGCTGCTCCGCTCCGGGACACAGCTGGCGCTGCTGCACATCGGGGACTCCCGCGCCTACGTCCTGCGCGACTCCGCCCTCCTCCAGATCACCCACGACCACAGCCTGGTCCAGTCGCTGATCGACGAGGGCCGGCTCACCCCCGAGGAGGCGGCCTCGCATCCGCAGCGCTCACAGCTGCTGCGGTCGCTCGACGCGGCGACCGAGTTCGCCCCCGATCTGCAACTCCTGGAGGCCCGCCCCGGGGAGCGCTACCTGCTGTGCACCGACGGCCTGACCGGGGTGGTGCCGGCCGAGACCCTCCAGCAGGTGCTGACCTCGGCCGACGGCCCCGACCAGGCCGTACACGAACTGATCCGGCTGGCCCGCGAGGCGGGAGCTCCGGACAACGTGGGGTGTGCGGTGGCGGAGATGACGGGGGCTTAG
- a CDS encoding NAD(P)/FAD-dependent oxidoreductase translates to MAPAPAAPSHHQVLIIGGGTAGITVAARLRRAGVRGIALLEPSETHWYQPLWTLVGGGQAPLRSSLRTEAEVIPPGVRWLRERATAVDPTARTVTTASGRVLSYGRLVLAPGLQLDWDGVPGLAAALGHGGVSSNYRPDLAPLTWELIRRMRSGTAVFTMPSGPVKCGGAPQKIAYLAADHWRKRGVLGAIRTILVLPEPAMFKVPVFSRALTETARRYGIEVRLSSEMTRLDGAAREAVITDHTTGTAETVHYDLLHAVPPQRAPQWLADGPLADPDSPYGYVKTDRETLQHPDFPNVFVLGDVANLPTSKTGAAIRKQAPVAVANLLAGLRGRPATARYDGYTSCPLVTARHKMLLAEFDYDLQPTPSIPFLDTTRERTDMWFLKRYGLPQLYFKGMLKGLA, encoded by the coding sequence ATGGCCCCCGCACCCGCCGCACCGTCCCATCACCAGGTCCTGATCATCGGCGGCGGCACCGCAGGCATCACCGTCGCCGCCCGGTTACGCCGTGCCGGTGTCCGCGGCATCGCGCTGCTGGAGCCCTCCGAGACGCACTGGTACCAGCCGTTGTGGACGCTGGTCGGCGGCGGTCAGGCGCCGCTGCGCTCATCGCTGCGCACCGAGGCGGAGGTCATACCGCCGGGGGTGCGCTGGCTGCGGGAGCGCGCCACCGCCGTCGACCCGACCGCGCGTACGGTCACCACGGCCTCGGGCCGGGTCCTCTCCTACGGGCGGCTGGTGCTCGCCCCGGGTCTGCAACTGGACTGGGACGGGGTGCCCGGTCTCGCCGCTGCCCTGGGGCACGGCGGGGTGAGCAGCAACTACCGGCCCGATCTCGCGCCGCTGACCTGGGAGTTGATCCGCCGAATGCGGAGCGGCACGGCGGTGTTCACCATGCCGTCCGGACCGGTGAAGTGCGGCGGCGCCCCGCAGAAGATCGCGTATCTGGCGGCTGATCACTGGCGTAAGCGCGGGGTGCTGGGGGCGATCCGCACGATTCTGGTGCTCCCGGAGCCCGCGATGTTCAAGGTGCCGGTGTTCTCCCGTGCGCTGACGGAGACGGCGAGGCGGTACGGCATCGAGGTGCGGCTGAGTTCGGAGATGACCCGGCTCGACGGGGCGGCCCGGGAGGCGGTGATCACCGATCACACCACCGGCACGGCCGAGACCGTCCACTACGACCTGCTGCACGCCGTACCGCCGCAGCGCGCCCCCCAGTGGCTGGCGGACGGCCCGCTCGCCGACCCCGACTCCCCGTACGGGTACGTCAAGACCGACCGGGAAACGCTCCAGCACCCGGATTTCCCGAATGTGTTCGTGCTCGGCGATGTCGCCAATTTGCCGACGTCTAAGACGGGCGCCGCCATCCGTAAGCAGGCTCCGGTCGCGGTCGCCAACCTACTCGCCGGGCTGCGCGGCCGTCCCGCCACCGCCCGCTACGACGGCTACACCTCCTGTCCTCTGGTCACCGCCCGGCACAAGATGCTGCTCGCCGAGTTCGACTACGACCTGCAGCCCACCCCTTCGATCCCGTTCCTCGACACCACCCGGGAACGCACCGACATGTGGTTCCTCAAGCGCTACGGACTGCCGCAGCTCTACTTCAAGGGGATGCTCAAGGGGTTGGCGTAA
- a CDS encoding TSUP family transporter, which translates to MSVLIALAALPCGLLIGVLLGALGGGGSVLAVPVLVYLLGQSPHEASAGALVVVTVGAVTGLLCHGRAGRVRWAAGAAFGALGTAGSYLGSRWSAALDPTVLMAAFAGLLLVVAAMLVSRGWRERRAAVDARSLGDPAGSAPLRDPAGGTPLRDPMESTPLRDPMESTPVGDPAGSAPLRDSPEAVPLRGHGEPLVSREAREPLASKESPETPPSQDAAEPAASHEPADTVPVRDTAGPASSGKIDGSARRMPLRPARFAVTASAVGLLTGFFGVGGGFVVVPALTLVLGLEMPVAVGTSLLVILINSLTALATRAGTGGLDWPLLAGFAACAALGSHLGNRLTTRLRPHVLATAFACLVAVLAVTMAATALPRLW; encoded by the coding sequence GTGTCCGTCCTCATAGCCCTGGCGGCGCTGCCGTGCGGGTTACTGATCGGTGTGCTGCTGGGTGCGCTCGGCGGCGGTGGTTCGGTGCTGGCGGTGCCGGTGCTGGTCTATCTGCTGGGGCAGTCGCCGCACGAGGCGTCCGCGGGGGCGCTGGTCGTCGTCACGGTCGGCGCGGTGACCGGGCTGCTGTGCCACGGCCGGGCCGGGCGGGTCCGTTGGGCGGCCGGTGCGGCCTTCGGGGCATTGGGAACGGCGGGCAGCTACCTCGGCTCCCGGTGGAGCGCAGCCCTGGATCCCACGGTGCTGATGGCGGCGTTCGCGGGGCTGTTGCTCGTGGTGGCGGCGATGTTGGTGTCACGGGGGTGGCGGGAGCGGCGGGCAGCGGTGGACGCCCGTTCCTTAGGGGATCCGGCGGGGAGCGCACCCCTACGGGACCCAGCGGGGGGAACACCCCTACGGGACCCGATGGAGAGCACGCCCCTACGGGACCCGATGGAGAGCACACCCGTAGGGGATCCGGCGGGGAGCGCGCCCTTACGGGACTCCCCGGAGGCTGTGCCCTTACGGGGGCACGGGGAACCACTGGTCTCAAGGGAGGCCCGGGAGCCGCTGGCCTCAAAGGAGTCCCCGGAGACACCGCCCTCACAGGACGCCGCAGAGCCGGCCGCCTCCCACGAGCCCGCAGACACCGTGCCCGTACGGGACACCGCAGGCCCGGCATCCTCCGGCAAGATCGACGGCTCCGCTCGCCGGATGCCCCTGCGCCCCGCCCGCTTCGCCGTGACCGCCTCCGCCGTCGGGCTGCTCACCGGCTTCTTCGGGGTCGGTGGCGGCTTCGTCGTCGTACCGGCCCTCACTCTGGTGCTGGGCCTGGAGATGCCGGTCGCCGTCGGCACCTCGCTCCTCGTCATCCTCATCAACTCCCTTACGGCGCTGGCCACCCGGGCCGGCACCGGGGGACTGGACTGGCCGCTGCTGGCCGGCTTCGCGGCCTGTGCGGCGCTCGGCAGCCATCTCGGCAACCGCCTCACCACCCGGCTGCGCCCACACGTCCTGGCCACGGCCTTCGCCTGCCTGGTCGCCGTCCTGGCCGTCACCATGGCGGCCACCGCCCTGCCCCGTCTCTGGTGA
- a CDS encoding GntR family transcriptional regulator yields the protein MTTEPPHGAHGPRTLDRRSPLPLWAQLSADLRRRMEAGAFREEFPAEHRLTGEYEVSRHTVREALRKLRADGLVIAERGRTSRLDTRRIQQPLGSLYSLFRELEGQGVEQRSEVLRLERTVDGTVAGHLGLVPEAPLVVLERLRLADGEPLAHDTAYLPAESAEPLLDTDFGHTSLYGELTRRCGVKVTGGRERIQPFLPDIRQAWLLGLADREAAFAIERLGQAGERPVEWRETVVRGDRFTFVAEWSDDSRAVALAPRASCPSS from the coding sequence ATGACCACCGAGCCGCCGCACGGCGCGCACGGCCCGCGTACCCTGGACCGGCGCTCGCCGCTGCCCCTGTGGGCGCAGCTCTCCGCCGATCTGCGCCGGCGGATGGAAGCCGGCGCGTTCCGTGAGGAGTTCCCGGCCGAGCACCGGCTCACCGGCGAGTACGAGGTCAGCCGGCACACCGTCCGTGAGGCGCTGCGCAAACTGCGTGCCGACGGCCTGGTGATCGCCGAACGCGGCCGGACGAGCCGGCTGGACACCCGCCGCATACAGCAGCCGCTGGGCTCGCTCTACAGCCTCTTCCGCGAGCTGGAGGGCCAAGGGGTGGAGCAGCGCAGTGAGGTGCTGCGGCTGGAACGGACCGTGGACGGGACGGTCGCCGGGCATCTGGGGCTGGTCCCGGAGGCGCCGCTGGTCGTACTGGAGCGGCTGCGGCTCGCGGACGGCGAACCGCTCGCGCATGACACCGCCTATCTGCCCGCCGAGTCCGCCGAGCCCCTACTGGACACCGACTTCGGGCACACCTCGCTCTACGGCGAGCTGACGCGGCGCTGCGGGGTGAAGGTCACCGGGGGCCGCGAGCGGATCCAGCCGTTCCTGCCGGACATCCGGCAGGCGTGGCTGCTGGGGCTGGCCGACCGGGAGGCGGCGTTCGCCATCGAGCGGCTCGGGCAGGCCGGGGAGCGGCCGGTGGAGTGGCGCGAGACGGTGGTGCGCGGCGACCGGTTCACCTTCGTCGCGGAGTGGTCCGACGACAGCCGGGCGGTTGCCCTTGCGCCGCGGGCCTCGTGTCCGTCCTCATAG
- a CDS encoding MBL fold metallo-hydrolase, with amino-acid sequence MHFAQYYLDCLSQASYLIGDETTGRAVLVDPRRDIDDYLHDAEAAGLRIELVIETHIHADFLSGHLELARATGATIAFGEAAETGFPIRRLRDGERISLGADDGQGVTLTVLATPGHTLESICLVLREHPEDDVPFGVLTGDTLFVGDVGRPDLLSAAGHTPQDMAARLHRSLHTKLLTLPDATRVFPAHGAGSACGRNLSSETSSTIGDQRRFNYALQPMPEADFVRLITAGQPATPGYFAHDAALNRDGHPLLEPGPPLALTLDEALAARDRQGAVLLDCRPLAAYTHAHLTGSLHTSLDTRFAEYAGSVVAPGTPIVLLAAPGTEQEARLRLARIGYDHVLGHLPDPSAVLANRPELSRASRRIRPEELAMRGPGLAPGEEGEAARRRGAEPARPQSADAMTTGATPADAVPPRPIPADIQLIDVRNPAEYEAGALPGARNVPLAGLSDRITELDPARPVVLYCRSGNRSVIAAALLEARGFTEVSDVIGGYDALGAGIQ; translated from the coding sequence GTGCACTTCGCGCAGTACTACCTCGACTGCCTCTCCCAGGCGTCGTATCTGATCGGCGACGAGACCACCGGACGCGCCGTCCTCGTCGACCCGCGCCGCGATATCGACGACTACCTGCACGACGCGGAGGCCGCCGGCCTGCGGATCGAACTCGTCATCGAGACGCACATTCACGCCGACTTCCTCTCCGGCCACCTCGAACTCGCGCGGGCCACCGGCGCCACCATCGCCTTCGGGGAGGCCGCCGAAACCGGCTTCCCCATACGGCGGTTACGCGATGGCGAGCGCATCTCGCTCGGCGCGGACGACGGCCAGGGGGTCACCCTCACCGTGCTCGCCACCCCGGGCCACACCCTCGAATCCATCTGCCTGGTCCTGCGCGAACACCCCGAGGACGACGTGCCGTTCGGCGTGCTCACCGGCGACACCCTCTTCGTCGGAGACGTCGGCCGCCCCGACCTGCTCTCCGCCGCCGGGCACACTCCGCAGGACATGGCCGCCCGGTTGCACCGCTCCCTGCACACCAAACTCCTGACCCTCCCGGACGCGACCCGGGTCTTTCCCGCACACGGCGCCGGCTCCGCCTGCGGGCGCAACCTCTCCAGCGAAACCAGCTCCACCATCGGCGACCAGCGCCGGTTCAACTACGCCCTCCAGCCCATGCCGGAGGCCGACTTCGTCCGCCTGATCACCGCGGGACAGCCCGCCACCCCCGGTTACTTCGCCCACGACGCGGCCCTCAACCGGGACGGCCACCCCCTCCTGGAGCCCGGCCCGCCACTCGCCCTCACCCTGGACGAGGCCCTCGCGGCCCGCGACCGGCAAGGCGCCGTCCTCCTCGACTGCCGCCCGCTGGCCGCCTACACCCACGCGCATCTGACCGGCTCGCTCCATACGAGCCTGGACACCCGCTTCGCCGAGTACGCCGGCAGCGTCGTCGCCCCGGGCACCCCGATCGTGCTGCTCGCCGCCCCCGGCACGGAACAGGAAGCCCGCCTCCGTCTGGCCCGCATCGGCTACGACCACGTCCTCGGCCATCTACCCGACCCATCCGCCGTACTGGCCAACAGGCCCGAACTCAGCCGCGCCAGCCGCCGCATCCGCCCTGAGGAACTGGCCATGCGGGGGCCGGGGTTGGCGCCGGGGGAGGAGGGCGAGGCCGCTCGGAGGCGCGGCGCCGAGCCGGCCCGTCCCCAGTCGGCCGATGCCATGACGACGGGCGCCACACCGGCCGACGCCGTTCCTCCCCGCCCCATACCGGCCGACATCCAGCTGATCGACGTCCGTAATCCTGCCGAGTACGAGGCGGGCGCCCTCCCCGGCGCCCGCAACGTCCCCCTGGCCGGCCTGTCCGACCGCATCACCGAACTGGACCCGGCCCGCCCGGTGGTCCTGTACTGCCGCAGCGGCAACAGATCGGTGATCGCCGCAGCGCTCCTGGAGGCGCGCGGCTTCACCGAGGTCTCCGATGTGATCGGGGGCTATGACGCACTAGGGGCGGGCATCCAGTAG
- a CDS encoding MFS transporter, whose product MPKPEPHPHLDPQARWALAAVAIGAFCVQLDSFALNLALPVVREALHGSVTATPWVVSGYLLAAGSLMPLAGRLGDLWGRRRMLTAGLVLFGVSSGLCALAPSLPLLVTARVVQGAGGALIMPVGLALLTHSCPPGRGRRVMGRALGLAGLATVCGPFIGGVLARSVSWRAVFWLTVPLALAAALAARRAAESRDPDAGPCLDAVGAIAATGVPACLARWLEHVAAWGWAVGGVLLGALFVRAERRSPAPLVDLALFRNRPYVALTLAGAVANSATVALWYVVPWTLQQAAGWSVGEAGVALVVPAGALAVGGPLAGRVRPAAAVPVMALCLAAAGGALLATTCGTGTPALLLASTAAAAALGVAGGLALTGTQAVVRRARAGEASGVTKAVMTATAGAGLTLTGVGVGSGGAGVESGGAGAGRDGAGVGGGVGAGGGGIGPSLWLPAVVCLVTAGVLVLALVLGRVVATWAGSRARTHTGARARARTPRGGGRRADWRRWDRRRAGSGRANDRRTRRRMGAGRADDERAD is encoded by the coding sequence ATGCCGAAACCCGAACCGCATCCCCACCTGGACCCGCAGGCCCGCTGGGCGCTGGCCGCTGTTGCCATCGGTGCGTTCTGTGTCCAACTGGATTCGTTTGCCCTGAACTTGGCGTTGCCCGTCGTCCGCGAGGCGCTGCACGGCTCCGTGACGGCCACGCCGTGGGTCGTCAGCGGCTATCTCCTCGCGGCGGGATCCCTGATGCCCCTCGCCGGACGTCTCGGGGATCTCTGGGGGCGGCGCCGGATGCTGACGGCCGGGCTGGTGCTCTTCGGTGTCAGCTCCGGGCTGTGTGCGCTTGCGCCGTCGTTGCCGCTGTTGGTTACGGCGCGGGTGGTGCAGGGAGCGGGCGGTGCGCTGATCATGCCGGTGGGGCTGGCTCTGCTCACGCATTCCTGTCCTCCGGGGCGTGGACGGCGGGTGATGGGGCGTGCGCTGGGGCTGGCCGGACTGGCCACCGTCTGCGGCCCGTTCATCGGTGGTGTGCTGGCCCGGTCCGTGTCCTGGCGGGCCGTCTTCTGGCTGACGGTGCCGCTCGCGCTGGCCGCCGCGCTGGCCGCCCGACGGGCTGCGGAGTCCCGCGATCCGGATGCCGGGCCGTGCCTCGACGCCGTCGGCGCGATCGCCGCTACGGGGGTGCCGGCCTGCCTGGCGCGCTGGCTGGAGCACGTCGCGGCGTGGGGCTGGGCGGTCGGCGGGGTGCTGCTCGGTGCGCTGTTCGTGCGGGCCGAGCGGCGGTCGCCCGCGCCGCTGGTGGACCTCGCCCTGTTCCGTAACCGCCCGTATGTGGCCCTGACTTTGGCCGGTGCGGTCGCCAACTCCGCGACCGTGGCGCTGTGGTACGTGGTCCCGTGGACGCTTCAGCAGGCCGCCGGGTGGTCTGTGGGGGAGGCGGGGGTGGCCCTTGTCGTTCCGGCGGGCGCCCTGGCCGTGGGCGGTCCGCTGGCCGGGCGGGTGCGTCCGGCGGCGGCGGTGCCGGTGATGGCGCTCTGTCTCGCGGCTGCCGGGGGCGCGCTCTTGGCCACTACATGCGGTACGGGTACGCCCGCCCTGTTGCTTGCCTCGACGGCGGCCGCGGCGGCGCTCGGGGTGGCCGGCGGGCTGGCCCTCACCGGCACGCAGGCGGTGGTGCGCCGCGCGCGGGCGGGCGAGGCGTCGGGGGTGACCAAGGCCGTGATGACGGCTACGGCGGGGGCGGGGCTCACCCTCACGGGTGTGGGGGTGGGCAGCGGCGGGGCTGGGGTGGAGAGTGGTGGCGCCGGGGCCGGTCGTGATGGCGCCGGGGTGGGTGGTGGCGTTGGGGCTGGTGGTGGCGGGATCGGCCCGTCTCTGTGGCTTCCCGCTGTTGTCTGCCTGGTCACTGCTGGGGTGCTCGTGCTCGCGCTTGTACTCGGGCGCGTGGTCGCTACCTGGGCGGGTTCCCGTGCCCGTACGCATACGGGAGCGCGTGCTCGTGCCCGTACGCCGCGGGGTGGCGGACGCCGGGCGGACTGGCGCCGGTGGGACCGGCGCCGGGCTGGCTCCGGGCGCGCCAACGACCGACGGACCCGACGCCGCATGGGCGCCGGGCGGGCCGACGACGAGCGGGCTGACTAG
- a CDS encoding AMP-binding protein produces MTSEHADDAREVQEPEASRIALTWSGEPGRQEELTHGMLLDRAERAATVLRRLGVRAGDRVAVHLPLVPESVIATLAIGRLDAIRTTLPVSLTVPELVARTHESSARVLITADAAFWDGAVRPVKALLDHALARSTASGATPDRTVLVVNRCSRPVSWKPGRDLWWHESLGLPATTH; encoded by the coding sequence GTGACTTCAGAGCATGCAGATGACGCCCGGGAAGTGCAAGAGCCGGAGGCGTCGCGGATCGCCCTCACCTGGAGTGGGGAGCCCGGACGCCAGGAGGAGCTGACGCACGGCATGCTCCTCGACCGGGCCGAGCGCGCCGCCACCGTCCTCAGGCGGCTCGGCGTACGGGCCGGTGACCGGGTCGCGGTGCATCTGCCGCTGGTGCCCGAGTCGGTGATCGCCACGCTCGCCATAGGGCGGCTGGACGCGATACGCACCACGCTGCCGGTCTCGCTGACGGTGCCCGAACTGGTCGCGCGGACCCATGAGTCCTCGGCCCGGGTGCTGATCACGGCCGATGCAGCGTTCTGGGACGGCGCCGTACGGCCCGTAAAGGCCCTGCTCGACCACGCACTGGCACGGAGCACGGCCTCAGGCGCCACCCCGGACCGCACCGTCCTGGTGGTCAACCGCTGCTCCCGCCCCGTCTCCTGGAAGCCAGGACGCGACCTGTGGTGGCACGAGTCCCTCGGCCTCCCGGCCACCACCCACTAA
- a CDS encoding MepB family protein, protein MAAKPEETSEFRPAVSESWSDGESLHTELLAAKASVYDPCGFTCSRPVPEVESAEYAAHEFTLDGSSVRFRVAKTTPTKVGQFVTVWKRSPGGPIAPFDSEDPVDLFVISSRQGDHFGHFVFSREVLCARNIVSRNGSGGKRAFRIYPPWVETTNRQARTAQAWQLDHFLHIPEDGRPLDSARAQKLHHP, encoded by the coding sequence ATGGCGGCAAAGCCCGAAGAAACCTCGGAGTTTCGGCCCGCAGTTAGCGAGTCCTGGTCTGATGGGGAATCTCTGCATACTGAGCTCCTCGCGGCGAAGGCGTCGGTTTACGACCCTTGTGGGTTCACCTGCTCGCGTCCGGTTCCCGAAGTGGAGAGCGCTGAGTACGCGGCACATGAATTCACGCTTGACGGCTCCTCCGTCAGGTTTCGGGTTGCCAAGACCACCCCGACGAAGGTCGGCCAGTTCGTCACGGTGTGGAAGCGGAGTCCCGGCGGGCCGATTGCGCCGTTCGACTCCGAGGATCCGGTAGATCTCTTCGTCATCAGCAGTCGCCAGGGCGATCACTTCGGGCACTTTGTCTTTTCGCGCGAGGTGCTCTGTGCACGAAATATCGTTTCCAGGAACGGCTCCGGTGGGAAGCGGGCCTTTCGCATCTATCCGCCATGGGTGGAGACCACCAATCGGCAGGCCCGCACCGCACAGGCGTGGCAGCTGGACCACTTCCTGCACATTCCTGAGGACGGGCGGCCCCTCGATTCGGCCCGTGCCCAAAAGCTCCATCACCCGTGA